The Mesorhizobium loti DNA segment CGAGGTTCTGCATCCCATCGCCTTCGGGAACCGCGTTCGGGACGTAGGCGACCGCCTGCGGTGCCTGGCCGATCGGGATGTTGGCGATAACCTTGTTGGTCAGCGTATCGATGACGGCGAACTGGTCGGCATTCTCGAGGCCAACATACACTCGCGTGCCATCGCCCGACGGCCAGATACCGTGCGGCAGGTTACCGACCGGGATGGTCGCGACCTGCTCGAAATTATCCGTGCGATACACCTTCACTTGGTTCAGGCCACCCACCGTCACGTAAGCAAAACTGCCGTTTTTGTTGACGACGAGATTGACGTGGTTGGTGATCGGTCCGGTATCGATGGTCTTGATGAGGTCAAACGGCGCTTGGGCGTTGAAGACCTGCGTCTTACCGACATCCTTCAGCGTGAACCAAACCTGCTTGCCGTCGGCGGAGGCGGCAATGTTCGGGCAGAAGGGGCTAACCTGCTTCACATGGCCGACGATCTGATGGTCTGCGACGGTGACGACGGCGACATCCGGATTAAAGGAAGAGCAGATATAACCGTATTTGCCGTTCGGCGAGAATATCTGCATGCCGGGGCCAGGAGCGACCTTGATGCGGGTCTTTTCTTCGAAAGTGCTCGCGTCGATCACGGAGATATAGTCTTCGCCGCGGACTGTCACCCAGACTTCCTTGCCGTCGGGCGTAAAGAAGGCCTCATGCGGGGACCGGCCGACATAGGTCGTGTGCTTCACGGCATTGGTGGCCGTATCGATGAAAGTGACCGAATTGGAGCCGATCGACACGATCGCGAGCGTCTTGTGATCCGGGGAGAAACCCATGCCGTGGACCAGCACCTGACCCTTGTAGAGGGGGCTCAGATTGCCGGGCTGTGGATCGCCAAGCTTGATGACGCCGAGAAGTTTGTTGTCGACCGGGTCGGAGACAGAAACCGTGTTGGAGAACTGCTCGGCCGCATAGACGCGGTCTTTGTGGCTGATCGGAATGTCCGGGTCGGAGGCGAGGCCGGGCGGCTGGCCGGCAAAAGCTGCCACGGGGGCAATTAAGGTGCTTGCCAGAAGAGCAAGGATCTTCAGGTTGGTTCTCATGTCTCGGTCCTTTTCAGTTGGCCGGTTTCATCGTCATCATCTGCATGGCCGGGGCCTTTGATGACGTCTCTTCGTGAGGGCTCTGTGTTGTCTTGGCATCATTGGGATCGACCTGCGTCGGCGCCGCGTCGGAGGCGGGAAGCGGATCGCCAAGCGCCATGCGCATAGCCGCGATCTCCTGTTGCTGGTCGACAATGATTTCTTGCGCGATCCGCTTGAGTTGCTCGTTATTGCCGTAGCGCAGGTAGGCGACGGCCATGTCGATCGCTCCTTGGTGATGCGGGAGCATCATCTCGACGAAATCGCGATTGACATCGCCTGTCGGCTTGACGGCCATGTCGTTCATCATTTTCACCATGGCTGCATCGTTTTCCTGCAGGAATGGTGCTTCGTCCGTCACGCCGGATACGGTTTCATGATGGTGGGCTGGCACATCCTGGGCAAAGGCCCACATCGAGACGACGGCGAGCATCGATGTGGTTACCAGAATAGAAGTTCTGCGAAAAAAGGCGGTCATTTTTATCTCCTGATCTCTCTCGAAGAGTTCAGGAGGGTAGACACCGCAGGCAGCGGATTATTCCGGGCGAACTGAAATTTTTCTTGGCGATGCCGTGCCGGGTCGCGGCGGCATAGGATATTGAGATGAAAAAGCGACATCGGCGGCCTTGGATGCCGTCAAAACGGATCCATGGTTCCGAAGGCGGCAACGAGCGCGATAACGACGGCGCCAAGCAGGAGTTCGAAGGCAGCGCCGGCCAACAACGCGGTTTCTGCCTCGCGGCGCTTTCTGCGAAAGAGGGGAACGAAGATATAACGATTGACGATGGCCGCGAGCGCCATGATCGCGACAAGTCCGATCTTGATGAGGAGCCTTGCCTGATAGGGCGACCGCCAATCCGTCGGCAAATAACCGAGGATGAGCAAACTATTGGCCACGCCGCTCAAGATCGCTAGTGCGACGGCAACGTGGCCGAGCCTGGAGAATCGGGACAAAGCGACCAATGCTTGAGGCCGATGAGCAACGTCGCGTGCCGCCCGCATGACAAATACAAAACCAACAAGACCGCCAAACCATGCTCCGGAGGAAAGAACATGGACGATGTCGATGCAGGTATGAAGAGTGCGCTCAAAGCCCGTCCTCATTGCTGCATGCCCCGTCAGGGAAAGGCTCGTCAAGGAACCGCCGGCCAAAACCGCCGCAAGAGTATGGCGACGTGGCATGAGCCAACGGGCCAGTCCAAGCAGTAACGAACCTGCGGCGAGCATATCCCATGCCCGTCCACCGGGCGTCAGCGTGAGAAACGACCAGAGCGTCTGCGGGTCAACGGTCGCGCGCCAATCATCAGTCACGACAGCGATCTGCGCCGGAAGAACGACCAGGACGCTTCCCGCCATCATCATTGTGCAAATTGCGGAGACCCCTGAAAAGCGCCGCACCAGGAGGGAGCATAAGGGTGGCGGCGTAGCGGCCGAAAACAACCCCCAACACCCCCAGAGCAACATGAGGGTGGTGTCAATAACGGCACGACCCAAAATCCAAAGCCCTTGCGGATCGATCAAGGCTTGACCGTGAAGCTGTAGCTGCCGTCGCTCTTGTGACCGTCGTTGGAAAGAATGTGCCATTTGACCGTATAGTCGCCAGGCCTGAGCGCCGATTGCAGAGGAATGGTGAGGGTTTCGTCTTCGTTCGACAGCTGCGCCTTGCCCGACGAAACCTGCGAACCCGAAGCGTCCTGCAGATTGGCACCGGAAAAAGCTAGGTTCAGTCCCTCTGTAAAGTCGAGCGTCACCGCCATCGGCGAGGTCGATATGATCGCCTTGTCGGCGGGCGTGACGCTCTTGAGATGGGCATGCGCGAACGCCGGGCCGGCTGCAAGAAAGAAACCGAGGCCGGCGAATGCGAGGAAAACGGAAGCATGTTTCATCGATATGTCCTTCCATGCGTGGAGTGATTTCCACCGATGTGGACATCCGGGAAGCGCGCTTATTCCATCGGACAACGAAAATTGCCGCAGGTAATGTCGCAAGCGTGACGAGGCGTTCACGCAGAAATTCGCTTAGGAGAGCCAGACATTAAGGGGTCCAAGAAGATGGTCTTCATGGACACGTGAATGTCGGGTTCTCCAAACCCATCAATTTCGACAGCTTTTGTGGGTGATGCCTTAGTTGGATGCCGATTGGCGGAAAACAAAGTATGCATTGGCTCTCGGCCCAGGGGATTCGTCAGCTTTTGGGACCCTGCACAACAGTCCGCTACGACCGCGGAAGGCGAGCCGTCAAACATGCTCGGCAAAGGAGTATTTCGGATTGATAGGGCGCAACGAGGTCATCGTGGAATATGCGTTGGCGGGTTCAGCGCATCGTTGCGGACGATGCGTCCTTAGCGCGCCGCCATGACGCACGTCGACAGATTTTAGTATGGCTTCGCTGGAACAGGTTTTGGGTTGGCCACGATACCGATCCGTCTCTGAGCTAGCGCGGGAACGCATGCTCAGGACGAACAGCAGCCGGGTCCTTATAGTGGTATCGCGGCGGGGAACTGCTCGAACGCGGTCATGTCATGCTGTTAGAGGTCAACCCCTTTGCAGCCGCCAGCTTGCGGTATTCGCCGACGGGCATCCCGCCCAACCCCAATTCTCCATCTCTCCTTCCTCAAACACCACCCAGGTCCAGTCCAGCGGCTTCCCGAGGACGTCGAGTAGGACCTCACTCACGCCCTTGTAGATGGCTGCTTTCTGCTCCGCTGTAACATGGTCCACACCGGGCTCGGTGCCCTCGGGTGTGAGTTGGACGGTAACAATAGGCATGAAGGGTCTCCCTTGACTGGTGGGTCAGTGGCGGTGGGTCAGTGGCCAGCGCTCTGGCCGCAGTCGACATGAAGCGTTCCCTCGTCACGAAAAAGGCATCCTCAAGAGGACCGCGCCGACGATGTCGGAAATCTCACCGAGGCGGCCCAGCGGATGCAAGGCGGCCAGCCCGTCGTACGTCTCCGGCGCATGCATCGGCGTCCTGATGACGCCCGGCGACACGGCGTTCACCCGGATTCCACTGCGGGCATATTCGATCATCATGCAGCGTGGAGGATGGTTCAGGCGAAGAAGCCCGCATCCTCTTCGCTGAGATACTTCCTGGCCCCTTCGGCGGCGATTATCGAGACCGAGCCCCGGCGCCTCCAGCAGGCGATTTCGCCGTGTCGAACTGCCACCACGTCGTGGAATGGCAGGCGGCAAGGCTTGATTGACTGATTGTCGCCGCCGGCAAATATTGACCGGAAGGCCCTATTGTCGGCGTGTCTTGGTCAGCGAATCGTTCGAGGCACTGGAAATGAGCCAATCGCAGGTCTTAGCGGCGCCGCCCGGATGGTTGCCGGACGCGTGGCTGCGCAACGCACGGCTGGTGTCGGGCCTTGTGCTTATGGCGTTCGTGACGCTGCATTTCCTGAACCATGCATTGCTCCTGATCTCGCTTGCAGCAGCGGAGAAGGGGCGCGCGGTGTTCCTGCTGATCTGGCGCAACCCGGCCGGCACGCTGCTCCTCTACGGCGCGGTCGCCACGCATCTCGTCCTTTCGCTGCTGGCGCTCTACCAGCGCCGCACGCTGGCTATGCCGGTGCGGGAGTGGGCGCAGATACTGCTCGGCCTCGCCATCCCGCTTCTGATTGCCGAGCACGTGGTCGGCACGCGTGCCATGCACGCCCTCTATGAAGCCAACGACACTTACGAGTTTGTGGTGCGCTCGCTATGGATCCTTGCCCCGCAGGTCGGGGTGCGGCAGGCGATCGCGGTGGTCGTCATCTGGGCGCATGGCTGCCTCGGCCTCTACTTCTGGCTGCGCCATCGTCAGTGGTATCCGCGCGTCGCCTCGGCTCTGCTTGTCTTGGCGGTGCTGGTTCCGGTGCTGGCGTTGCTCGGGTTCGCCAGCGCCGGAAAGGAGGTCTCCGCGATAGGACCGCCGCAGTCGCAGTCCATCGAGCCAGCCCTTTTCGACCGGGCGTTGGCGACCAAGGAGCGCATCGACAGCAGCATCTATGCCGGTTTTGCGGGACTGATCATACTGGTGCTGGCTGCGCGCATCGTTCGCGACCGCATCGAGCGGCGCAACCTGATCGAGGTGCGCTATGCCGGCGGGCGCAAGGTGCGCGTTCCCCGCGGCTACAGCGTGCTCGACGCCAGCCGGCTGGGCGGCATCGCGCATTACGCCGTCTGCGGCGGGCGCGGACGCTGCTCGACCTGCCGCATCCGCGTGGTCGACGGCCTGGCCGAGCAGCCGGAGCCCGGTTCGATCGAAGCGGCGACCCTGCGCCGCATCGCGGCCGACGGCGACGTGCGGCTCGCCTGCCAACTCAGGCCGCGCGGCGATCTTCGCGTCGCGCCGCTGCTGTCGCCGCCAGTCACGGCGGAGGGCCAGCTCGCCGCAACCGCCAACGATCCCGGCCACGAGAAGGTCGTGGTGGTGATGTTCTGCGACATGCGCGGCTTCACCGCGATGACCGACCAGCGCCTGCCGTTCGACGTGGTCTTCCTGCTCAACCGCTATTTCGGCGTGGTCGGCCGCGCCGTCGAAAGCTCCGGCGGCCGCCTCGACAAGTTCGTCGGCGACGGCGCCATGGCGCTGTTCGGTTTGGAGACCACGCCCGGCGAGGCATGCCGCAACGCGCTCTCCGCCGCCAGCGCCATCGTCGAAGGGGTTCGCGCCCTCAGCGACGACCTTGCCGAGGAACTGCGCGCCACTATCAGGGTCGCGATCGGCATCCATGTCGGCCAGGCGATCGTCGGCTCGATGGGCTACGGCGCGGTCATGAACGTGACCGCGATCGGCGACACTATCAACGTCGGCAGCCGGCTGGAGGCCGCGGCGAAGGAATTCGAGGCCGAGATCGTCGTCTCCGAAGCGGCGGTGCGGCTTTCGGGCATGGACCTACCCGGCGCGGAGGCGCGCGAGATCGACATCCGCGGCCGCGCGCGCCCGCTCGGCGTGCTGGTCGTGCCGCGCGGCGCGGCGGTGCCGATCGCCTTGCCGACAAAATGAGATGCGAAGGCGGTTTTTTTGGAACCTGTGTTCGGATTTCTAGCGTCGCAAAACCTGCAATCGCACACGTTCGTCAACGCCCTCAACAAACCACGTCGTGGGCCCCCTTCCGAAAATTTCATAAAAATCAGCCACTTAAGCGGTTGTTTTGGTGGGCCCGGAGGGCGCCTTCAAATCGTTGATTTTGTTATCTTTTTCGTGGGCACAAATCAAGAATTGTTCCGCATCGTCCCGCATGGTTCCGCCGCTCATGTAGCTGGAACACGCGATTCTCCAACGACCCTGTTGGCATCTGGCATGTGACGCCCATGCCTTCTATGCAGCATCAGCTACCCTATGCCTCCTTCCCGCCAAGAGCCGCCGTCACTGAGCCGTTCTCTGAATGACGTGTTCGGGCCAGGAGCAGTAGGTCCGCTTGAGGTGCAGAGAAGACGACAGCGGACCGTTCAATCTCCAAAGGTCCGGCGACGTGAGCTGACCCGAAACGAGCATCAGATGCAGTGACAGCCCACGTGGCTGGTCTTGGTTGAAATTCGCCGGATTGCACTGGAATGCGCATGTCGTATAAGTTCGAATGCGGCATAAACCCGTGAACGGTCGACGCCCGTCTCGCAGGCGGATGTTCTCTCCGCATTGAGCGCGACCATGAAGGTAGTCACGAGCTACCGGAGTCCACCATGCTCGATCAGGACGTTTCTCATGACGTGATTGCGTCTTTCGGCCCATTTCGCCTGAGCGTCTCTGAGAGATTGCTCGCAAGAGGCGGGGAACCTGTCGGGATTGGCGGCCGGGCGTTGGATATCCTCATCGTACTGGTGGAGCACGCCGGGGAAGTCCTCAGCAGCAAAGAGCTGCTCAAGCGTGTCTGGCCCGACGTGATTGTCGAGGAGGGAAGTCTCCGGGTACACCTCTCCAATCTTCGCAAGGCTTTGGGTGACGGGAAAGATGGCAACCGATACATCGCCAATGTGGCCGGACGGGGATACAGTTTCCTAGCACCGGTGCAGTACTCCGCTCGCATGATCCCGGCACCACCCAGCGGGGGAGCCGGTCGGCCCAAAAGGCTGCCGCCGCGACTTGAAAGGATGATAGGGCGCGAAGAAACAGTTGCCGCCTTGTCCTCTCTCCTTTCGGAGCGGCGGTTCGTCAACGTGGTCGGACCGGGAGGCATGGGTAAGACGACCGTCGCGGTTGCGATAGCCCACTCCTTGCGCGGCGCGTTTTCCGATCAGATCTATTTTCTCGATCTCGGCGCGCTGGGAGATGCATCCCTCGTCCCCGGCGCTGTGACGTCAACGTTGGGTTTGAGCAGTCAGGCGACACAGGACCCGGTTTCTGCTCTGGTTGCCTTTCTGGTCGACAAGCCGACTCTTCTCGTCCTGGACAGTTGCGAGCATGTGATCGATGCCGTCGCCGTGCTGGCAGAGCGTCTGTTTGCCGAGATCCCTCTTATGCACCTGCTTACAACCAGCCGCGAGGCCCTGCGTGTCGAGGGCGAGAATGTGCATCTGCTGATGCCCCTTGAAGGGCCGCCCGAAGACAGTGGGTTAACCGCTGCGCAGGCACTTGCCGCGCCCGCTGTGCAGCTCTTCATGGAACGCGCCGTTGCGGGAGGCCTTTGTGCCGAACTCAGCGATGCGGACGCGCCGATCCTGGCGGCAATATGCCGCCGGCTTGACGGCATAGCACTGGCAATCGAACTCGCCGCCGGCCGCGTGGGCACCTACGGAATTCGCGGAACCGCCGAACTGCTTGATGATCGCTTCAAGCTTCTATGGCACGGCCGGCGAAGCGCAATTCCGCGTCATCAAACGCTCCAGGCAATGTTCGACTGGAGCTACAACCTGCTCTCCCCATACGAACAGACGATCTTGCGCCGGTTGTCTGTATTCGTCGGCCCCTTCACCCTCAAGGATGCCATAGCAATCGCGTCGGACGGTGAAGCCGATGCATCAGCGGTGGCAGACGCCGTCGAGAGCCTAGTCAATAAGTCGCTTATCAGGACGTCCGAGTTGGCGGGATCGACTTACCACCGGCTCCTCGATACCAGTCGAGTGTATGCGGCAGCCAAGCTTGCCGAAACCGGCGAAGGCGCAGCGCTGTCGAGGCGACATGCGCATCACTATGCCGATCGCTTCAAACCAGACTCGACAAGAGCGACTGCGTTCGGGAACCGCGACGTCTCCGCTTACGAGCCGCACATGGGCAATATCCGAGCAGCACTCGAGTGGAGCTTTTCGGACGGCGGCGAGGCCCAGAACGGTGTCCAACTTGCAGCCGGAGCGGCGCCTCTGTTCTTGGGGTTCTCGCTTCTGGGCGAGTGCGAACGGTGGTGTGAGCGGGGCCTGTCCGCTCTAGGGGAGACAGATCGCGGAACGGAGCGCGAATTGGCGCTTCAAGCTGCGCTGGCGATCTCATCGATGTTCACACGCGGTAACAGCGATGCCGTCAGAAAAGCCATCGAACGAGGCATCGGACTGGCGGAGGCGCTGCGGGACGGCCAATACAAGTTGCATCTGCTGGCCGGGCTGAACATCTTTCTTACTCGCATCGGGGACTTTCGCGGGGCCCTCGCCTGCGCCGAGCGGAGCGTGCTCGTTGCGGCAGAGCTTGGGGAGCAGTCAGGGGTCATCATGGCCGAGTGGATGCTCGGCGTATCGCATCACCTGGTCGGAAACCAGGCAGCGTCACAGCGACACAGCGACCGTGGACTGGAGCTGGAAGCAGACGCTGGCAGCGTCCAGGTCGATTTCTTCGGCTACGACCACAGGATACGCGCGCTGATAGCGCTGGCGCGAGCCTTGTGGTTGCGAGGTATGCCGGAAAGAGCGCTCAAAACTGCGGACCAGGCCGTCGAAGAGGCAATCAAACGCGAGCATCCGGTCGCGGTCTGCATGTCGCTTGTTTACACTGTGCCGGTCTATCTCTGGAGCGGCGACTTTGACCGCGCGGCGCAATGGATCGAACGTGTTCTGGCTTATGCAGCGAAGTATTCCCTGGCCCCTTATCACGCCATGGGACTTGCTTTGAAGGGCGAACTCATGATCTTGCAAGGCGAGCCGGCCGAGGGCGCGCAATTGCTCCGGAGCGCTGTTGCAACGCTGAGCGCTGAACGGTTCAATATCCTTGCGACGGCATTCTTGCGAGCGCTTGCCGAAGGCATGATCCGAAGCGGCCAGCTTGATGAGGCTACAACCACAATCGACCGGGCTATTGCCTTGGCAGACCAAGCCGGCGAGACGTACGATCGTCCGGATCTACTGCGTGTGTGGGCCGAAATTCGCCTGGCATATTCTCCGCCCGATGTGAGTGCGGCTGAGGACTCGTTGCTTCAAGCGGTCTATTGGGCAGGTAAACAGGCTGCAACGGCATGGGAGTTGAGGGCAGCCATTCCGCTGGCCAGAATTTGGCAACAAGAAGGTCAGGCAGATCGTGCCCGGGACTTGCTCGGTCGGCTCCTTCAGCGGTTCGGCGAGGGAGTGGGAACGGCGGATGTTAGGACAGCGAGCGATCTGCTAGCCGAATTGAACGGCACATCCGCAAATGCATCGCGCTGACGCTCCCGTTAACGACTCTTAACAACGCATAACGAGCAATTCCCTCCCGTTCGAGCGAACATTCCTCCGCGGCCATTCGATCTGCGTGACCGCATCCGAACAAATAGAAAAATAGAGGAGGATGTCATGTCATCAGCATCAATGTCGCCCACGCGGCGCGAACTTCTTGCCACCGCAGTTGCAGCCGGGGCCATCAGCGCGCTTCCCTCTGCGCTACACGCGGCAACCGGGGCCGACTCGATTCGCCCCTTCACGTTCAGTGCCTCAGAGGAAGATCTGGCCGACCTGCGCCAACGCCTGGCACGGGCCCGATTACCCGACAAGGAAACCGTTACCGATTATTCGCAGGGCGTACCGCTCAAGACGGTTCAGCAGCTTCTGCGTTACTGGCAGACCGAATTCGACTGGCGAAGAGTTGAAGCCAGGATCAATGCCGTGCCTAACTTCATAACTGAAATCGACGGACTGGATATCCACTTCATCCACGTCCGGTCGAAGCATGAGAATGCCCTGCCGCTGATCGTCACACATGGCTGGCCGGGTTCGGTGGTCGAGCAGCTCAAGATCATCGGACCGCTGACAGATCCTACCGCGCACGGCGGCACCGCGGCCGACGCCTTCGATCTGGTGATCCCGTCTATGCCGGGCTACGGGTTCTCCGGCAAGCCAACCACAACCGGCTGGGGTCCTCACCACATCGCCAGCGCCTGGATCACGCTGATGCGGCGCCTCGGTTACAAGCACTTTGTCGCCCAGGGTGGTGACTGGGGTTCGCTCGTCACAGATCTGATTGGCGTGCGAGCGCCGCCGGAACTCCTGGGAATCCACGTCAATATGCCGGGCGCAATTCCTGTGGACATCAACCAGGCTTCGTTCGCTGGCGCGCCGGCACCATCTGGCCTCTCGGCCGAGGAGAGAAAGTCGTACGACCAACTGGTGTTCTTTTATCAGCACGCTTACTACGCGTTCTGGCAGGGAACCCGCCCGCAATCATCGGCCGCGTTTGCGGACTCTCCTATCGGTCTCGCAACCTTCCTGTTGGACCACGACGCGCGCAGTCTCGAGCTCATTGCACGATCGTTCGATGGGCAGACTGAGGGCCTCACACCAGACGACATCCTCGAAAACATCACGCTGTTTTGGCTGACCAACACGGGGGTTTCGTCAGCTCGGCTGTACTGGGAAAACAAGTTCCCGTTTTTCACCCCAAAGGGCGTCTCAGTGCCCGTCGCGGTGAGCGTCTTTCCTGACGAGCTTTACCATACGCCCAAGAATTGGGCGGAGCGAGCGTACCCCAAACTCATTCACTACAACCAGCTCGACAAGGGCGGTCATTTTGCTGCCTGGGAACAGCCGAAGCTCTTTACCGAAGAGCTTCGCACCGCGTTCCGGTCGCTTCGGCAATCGATATGAGATGAACGGGGCGCCCGCCGCTCCGCTCTCCTTCCAAGGCGGACCGGGCACACGCCCCGGTCCGCCGCATATGAACTCACCAGCCACCAAAATCGGAGGAAATTGACATGAACGCTATTCAGCAGCGCGGCGAAGCCGCAATCGCGACACCCGCAGCGCGGGGAGTAGACATAAGGCTCGAAGTCGCGGTCATTCCCGTTTCGGACGTCGAACGTGCCAAGCACTTCTATAGCGGCTTGGGTTGGCGACTGGACGCCGACCTCACAGGCGACGGATTTCGTGTCATCCAGTTTACGCCTCCGGGCTCCCCGTGTTCGATAGTCTTCGGCTCAGGGACCACAACGGAACCCTATGCCCGGCTCGAACTCGATGTCCTCAAAAGCGCTGGCGAGCTGGTCGTGTCGGATGTCGAGATAGCGCGCGCCGAACTTGCCGATCGCGGCGTCGACGTGAGCGAAGTGTTCCACTATGCCGGCAGTGAAGGCCGTGTCAGCGGTCCGGACCCCCAACGGCGCAGCTACTTGTCGTGGGCATCCTTCAGCGATCCGGCCGGAAATATCTGGATGTTGCAGGAGGTCACTGCGCGAGCGCCCGGCCGCGTCGACACTGGCGAAACCACCTTTGGCTCGTCGGCCGAGCTCGCGGCCGCGCTCCGGCGTGCGTCTGTGGCCCATGGCGAGCACGAGAAGCGGACAGGCGGCCAGCGTGATGAGAATTGGCCGGACTGGTACGCGGAGCACATGGCGGCGGAGCAGGCAGGCAAGGAGCTGCCTCTATAAGACGTGCTGTCAGTTGGTTTGAACCAAAGGAGCGGCGTGACTCTCACACTCGCCAACGGCCGCTCCTTGCGCGCAAAGTTGCCTGCGGCTTCTGCAATAGCTATGTCCGCTTTCGGTGAATGGACGGGACCGCAGGAATGACTGCCATGAGGCGCATTTCTGACCGGCAGATTGGGGGCCGCAACCGGACTGTCAGTTTGCGGGACGACTGGATACGAAAGCGGACCTAGACGTCCCGTCATCGTGAGAGCGTCACGAACTTCTTCCAGACCACATGTATCAGGCGGTCTCACCATGGTCGTTCGCATGCCGCGTAAAATTGATGATTAGTGAAGTGACTGCCAACAGAATAACGCCCGCGCCATAGAAATTTGCGATCCGGGTGAGGCCAACAACAGGGGCGAGAAAGCCGGCCGCTATCGCAGGAAGGGTGAAGGAAAGATAGCCCACGACGAAGTAGGCTGATAACAACGCGGCGCGCTCATCCGGTTTGGCAAAAGGCAGTATGGTGCCGAGGGTCCCCGAGAACACAGTCCCAAAGCCGATGCCTCCGATAACCGTGCCAGCGAGCATGACAGCAACATTCTG contains these protein-coding regions:
- a CDS encoding YVTN beta-propeller repeat-containing protein, translating into MRTNLKILALLASTLIAPVAAFAGQPPGLASDPDIPISHKDRVYAAEQFSNTVSVSDPVDNKLLGVIKLGDPQPGNLSPLYKGQVLVHGMGFSPDHKTLAIVSIGSNSVTFIDTATNAVKHTTYVGRSPHEAFFTPDGKEVWVTVRGEDYISVIDASTFEEKTRIKVAPGPGMQIFSPNGKYGYICSSFNPDVAVVTVADHQIVGHVKQVSPFCPNIAASADGKQVWFTLKDVGKTQVFNAQAPFDLIKTIDTGPITNHVNLVVNKNGSFAYVTVGGLNQVKVYRTDNFEQVATIPVGNLPHGIWPSGDGTRVYVGLENADQFAVIDTLTNKVIANIPIGQAPQAVAYVPNAVPEGDGMQNLVPLGGAGDAAHLKLAAKGDKDKQQSTSVTLFNQGLTQVLQAAVAGLVPKMPYVLALSDKPDGTGQLQDLAAFMTNPAGSAIVNAVGPIRQIVEAKHKDEKRYLVVATADGKPGKIVQVQAE
- a CDS encoding Copper resistance protein D, translated to MSRFSRLGHVAVALAILSGVANSLLILGYLPTDWRSPYQARLLIKIGLVAIMALAAIVNRYIFVPLFRRKRREAETALLAGAAFELLLGAVVIALVAAFGTMDPF
- a CDS encoding Cu resistance protein, encoding MKHASVFLAFAGLGFFLAAGPAFAHAHLKSVTPADKAIISTSPMAVTLDFTEGLNLAFSGANLQDASGSQVSSGKAQLSNEDETLTIPLQSALRPGDYTVKWHILSNDGHKSDGSYSFTVKP
- a CDS encoding 4-oxalocrotonate tautomerase; its protein translation is MPIVTVQLTPEGTEPGVDHVTAEQKAAIYKGVSEVLLDVLGKPLDWTWVVFEEGEMENWGWAGCPSANTASWRLQRG
- a CDS encoding short-chain dehydrogenase/reductase SDR, giving the protein MMIEYARSGIRVNAVSPGVIRTPMHAPETYDGLAALHPLGRLGEISDIVGAVLLRMPFS
- a CDS encoding Putative lipoprotein, which codes for MYPETSLLDNHVGPDTLEQLFAAEDFPGVLHQYDEDIQRPAANPDRFPASCEQSLRDAQAKWAERRNHVMRNVLIEHGGLR
- a CDS encoding Transcriptional regulator; this encodes MDILIVLVEHAGEVLSSKELLKRVWPDVIVEEGSLRVHLSNLRKALGDGKDGNRYIANVAGRGYSFLAPVQYSARMIPAPPSGGAGRPKRLPPRLERMIGREETVAALSSLLSERRFVNVVGPGGMGKTTVAVAIAHSLRGAFSDQIYFLDLGALGDASLVPGAVTSTLGLSSQATQDPVSALVAFLVDKPTLLVLDSCEHVIDAVAVLAERLFAEIPLMHLLTTSREALRVEGENVHLLMPLEGPPEDSGLTAAQALAAPAVQLFMERAVAGGLCAELSDADAPILAAICRRLDGIALAIELAAGRVGTYGIRGTAELLDDRFKLLWHGRRSAIPRHQTLQAMFDWSYNLLSPYEQTILRRLSVFVGPFTLKDAIAIASDGEADASAVADAVESLVNKSLIRTSELAGSTYHRLLDTSRVYAAAKLAETGEGAALSRRHAHHYADRFKPDSTRATAFGNRDVSAYEPHMGNIRAALEWSFSDGGEAQNGVQLAAGAAPLFLGFSLLGECERWCERGLSALGETDRGTERELALQAALAISSMFTRGNSDAVRKAIERGIGLAEALRDGQYKLHLLAGLNIFLTRIGDFRGALACAERSVLVAAELGEQSGVIMAEWMLGVSHHLVGNQAASQRHSDRGLELEADAGSVQVDFFGYDHRIRALIALARALWLRGMPERALKTADQAVEEAIKREHPVAVCMSLVYTVPVYLWSGDFDRAAQWIERVLAYAAKYSLAPYHAMGLALKGELMILQGEPAEGAQLLRSAVATLSAERFNILATAFLRALAEGMIRSGQLDEATTTIDRAIALADQAGETYDRPDLLRVWAEIRLAYSPPDVSAAEDSLLQAVYWAGKQAATAWELRAAIPLARIWQQEGQADRARDLLGRLLQRFGEGVGTADVRTASDLLAELNGTSANASR
- a CDS encoding epoxide hydrolase domain-containing protein, with translation MSSASMSPTRRELLATAVAAGAISALPSALHAATGADSIRPFTFSASEEDLADLRQRLARARLPDKETVTDYSQGVPLKTVQQLLRYWQTEFDWRRVEARINAVPNFITEIDGLDIHFIHVRSKHENALPLIVTHGWPGSVVEQLKIIGPLTDPTAHGGTAADAFDLVIPSMPGYGFSGKPTTTGWGPHHIASAWITLMRRLGYKHFVAQGGDWGSLVTDLIGVRAPPELLGIHVNMPGAIPVDINQASFAGAPAPSGLSAEERKSYDQLVFFYQHAYYAFWQGTRPQSSAAFADSPIGLATFLLDHDARSLELIARSFDGQTEGLTPDDILENITLFWLTNTGVSSARLYWENKFPFFTPKGVSVPVAVSVFPDELYHTPKNWAERAYPKLIHYNQLDKGGHFAAWEQPKLFTEELRTAFRSLRQSI
- a CDS encoding Glyoxalase/bleomycin resistance protein/dioxygenase protein/dioxygenase, which gives rise to MNAIQQRGEAAIATPAARGVDIRLEVAVIPVSDVERAKHFYSGLGWRLDADLTGDGFRVIQFTPPGSPCSIVFGSGTTTEPYARLELDVLKSAGELVVSDVEIARAELADRGVDVSEVFHYAGSEGRVSGPDPQRRSYLSWASFSDPAGNIWMLQEVTARAPGRVDTGETTFGSSAELAAALRRASVAHGEHEKRTGGQRDENWPDWYAEHMAAEQAGKELPL